AGGTCGAGGCGGGTCTCGAGCAGCTGGAGGTGCCATTCGGCGAGCCGGGTGCGCTCGGTCTCGGCGTGCGGTCCGGGGACCCCGGCGAGCGGTTCGCCGTCCCACAGGTCGAGGGCGCGGGCGAGCAGCGTACGGGCGAGGGTGCGGTCGCCGGCGGTGCGGGCCCGGTCGGCGTCGGCGGCGAGGCTGCGGGCGACGCCGAGGTCGAGGGCGCCGGCGGGGGTGCGGATGGCGTAGCCGCCGGACTCGCTGACGAGCATGCCGGGCGCGAGGACCTTGCGCAGGCGGGAGGCGTACGTACGGATGGTGGCGAGGGCCTGCTGGGGCGGGTCCTCGCCCCAGATGGCGTCGATCAGCTCGGGCGCGGTGGCGGTACGGCCGCCGCGCAGCAGGAGCGCGGCGAGCAGGGCGCGCTGCTGGGGGGTGCCGGAGGGCAGCACCTCGCTGCCGCGCCAGGCGCGGATGGGCCCGAGGACGGCGAAGCGGGTGGCGGTGGGGGCGGGAGCGGGGTGCGCGTCGTCGGCGCCGGTCACGTCCGGGTCGGCGGGGGACGCGGCGCCCGGCGTGCGGGCCGAAGCGGCGGGCGCAGTACCGGCAGGGGCACCGCCCGCGGTGTCCGGCGCGTCGGCGGGACTGCCGGGCCGGATCCCCGCCGTGGCGTCCGGCGCGGCAGCGGAGTGGCGCCGGGCTGCCTCGGGGTGGTTCCGCTGGTGCGGGATGGCCGGTATGCCGTCCATCTGTCGTCCCCCCTGCCTTCCGTCGGTGTAAGGGCCAGTCTGCCCTGTGTTGCGCTTACCCGTCAGCCCGTGTCGGACCGATCGCTTCCCAATCGCCGTCCAAGTAGCTGACGGTTCGTCAGATTGACGCTACCGTGGGAGCCATGGAGACCTTCCCGAAGATCATCTCGGTGGACGACCACACGGTTGAGCCTCCCCACGTCTGGCGGGACCGGCTCCCGTCCAAATACCAGGACACCGGCCCCCGGATCGTCCGCGCCCCCTTGAAGGAAATGACCTTCCTCGGCGGCAAGTTCGCCCCCGTGATGGGCGCCAGGGGAGACGACGGTCCGATCGGCGACTGGTGGGTCTACGAAGACCTGCACCGCCCCCTCACCCGGCTCGATACCGCCGTCGGCTACGACCGCGACGAGATCAAGCTGGAGGTGATCACGTACGAGCAGATGCGCCCGGGGTCCTTCTCGGTTCCCGAACGCCTCGCGGACATGGACGTCAACCACGTCCAGTCGGCGCTCTGCTTCCCGACTTTCCCGCGCTTCTGCGGCCAGACCTTCACCGAAGCCAAGGACCGCGAGCTCGGCCTGCTCGGCGTACGGGCCTACAACGACTGGATGGTGGAGGAGTGGTGCGGCCCGGACGCCCGCGGCCGCCTGATCCCCCTCACCCTCATCCCGCTGTGGGACGCCCGGCTGGCCGCCGCCGAGGTCCGCCGCAACGCGGCGCGCGGCGTGCGCGCGGTCGCCTTCTCCGAGATACCCCCGCACCTGGGGCTGCCCTCCGTCCACACCGACGAGTGGGACCCCTTCCTCGAGGCGTGCAACGAGACCGGCACGGTCATCGCCATGCACATCGGCTCCTCGTCGCGCATGCCGTCCACCTCGGCGGACGCGCCGCCCGCCGTCGGCTCCACCATCACCTTCGCCAACTGCTGCTTCTCGATGGTCGACTGGCTGATGAGCGGCAAGTTCGAACGCTTCCCGAACCTCAAGATCATGTACGCGGAGGGCCAGATCGGCTGGATCCCGTACATCCTGGAACGCGCGAACGTGGTCTGGGAGGAGAACCGCGCCTGGGGCGGCGTCGCGGAGAAGGTGCTGCGCCCGCCGTCGGAGCTCTTCGCGGAGCACGTCTTCGGATGTTTCTTCGACGACCCCTTCGGGCTGAAGAACCTGGAGTCGATCGGCGTGGCCAACGTCCTCTACGAGACGGACTACCCCCACTCGGACTCGACCTGGCCGAAGTCGCGGGAGGTGGGAGAGGCCCAGATGTCCCACCTCGCGCCGGACGTGGTGGACCGCATCGTGCGCGGCAACGCGATCGACCTCCTCGGCCTGACGCCGGAAGGCCTGTGGGCGGGCGCGTAAGCGGGAGCGTGGGCGGGCGCGTGGGCGGGCGCGTTGGCGGGAGCCCGGGGGTCCCCTTGCGGCGAAGGCGAACATCAAGGCATGCTTCGCCGGAGCAAAGTAGGAGGGGCGGTGGCGGTGGACAAGCGGACCGTGGTGACCGGGGTGTTGTGCGCGGTGGCGGCGCTGGGCGCGTCCGCTGCCATGACGAAGGTGGTGCCGGCTTCGGAGGGCGGTTCGGCCCCGCACGTCAAGGCAGCGGCCCCGGCCAAGCCTTCACCGAGCCCGTCTTCACGATCGCAAGCGGCGAAGCAGCCGCAGTTGAACACCTCGGGCACGCCCCGGCCCGGCAGCCCCGCCGCCTTCACCGGGGCCCTGTTCGAAGGCGGCGTGCAGGGGGACCACTTCTGCACCGCCACCGTGGTGCACAGCCCGGGGAAGAACCTGATCGTCACCGCCGGGCACTGTCTGCTCGCCGGGAAGGCCGGCGACGGGGGCGCGATCTTCGCACCCGCGTACGCGAACGGCGGAGCCCCGTACGGCGCTTGGACGATCGAGGAGGTCTTCGAGGACCCCCGCTGGGCCGAGGGCACGGACGACGACTACGACCTCGCCTTCGCCCGCCTCGCCCCGGACGCCGCCGGCCGCAACATCGAGGACGTCACGGGCGCGGCCACCCTGGACACCACGGGCCGCACGGGCGAGGAGATCACCGTCACCGGCTACCCGGCGGACCGCAAGGTACCGCGCACGTGCACGGCGTCGGCGATCCGCGAGACCGAGGCGGAGCAGCGCTTCGACTGCGCGGACTTCCCGGGCGGCACGAGCGGCAGCGCCTGGCTCGCGAAGGACGGCAAGATCATCGGGATCCTGACGGGCGGCGACACGGACGACGTGTCGACGAGCACGATCCTGGGCGAGTACGCGGCGACGCTGTACGCGAAGGCGACCTCCGCGGCCCGGTGAGCCGCGGCGGCCGGCTCAGGGGCGCTCGCCGAGCACGTCGAGGTAGTGCGCGTTGTACATGAAGCCCAGGACGTTGCCGAACGGGTCGACCACCGAGGCGGTGACGAAGCCCGGACCGCGCTCCGTGGGCGGCTCGTACTGCTTCGCGCCCAGGGACAGCAGCTTCTCGAGCGTCGCGTCGACGTCGTCGACGTGCCAGTACACGACGGCCCCGCCCGGCTCGGCCGGCGCGCCGGGGGGCGCGTAGCGGCGGTCGATCAGCCCGAGCTCGTGCTGGTAGTCGCCGAGCCGGAACTCGGCGTACCCCGGCCGCTCGAAGTAGGGGGCGGTGCCGAGGAGTTCGGTGTACCAGGCCTTGGCCGCGTCCAGATCGGCGGCCCAGAAACTGACGGTGGTCAGACCTCGCAACATGGACGCTCCTCGGCTGCTCGGGCCGTTGTCGATGGCAGTGCCAGGACTCTAGACACCAAGTGGGTCGGTTCCCGTCCTCTTCGGCGGGATGTCGCGAGGCTCTTGCGACGTCAGCCCATCAGCCCGAGGTGGACCGGCTCGGCCGGCGCGTCGGCCAGCAGCTCCGCGAGCCGCGGCGGCCACAGCGGCTCCCCGAGCGAGGCCAGGGCCTGCTGCGACAGCCAGCGCCAGTGCGCGTCGGGCGACTCGGGGACGGGATCGCGGCGCGGGCCGGTGGTGACGTAGATGTGCTCGTGCTGGCGTACGGGGATCCCCTCGTGGGTGAAGTCGTGCTCCCAGGTGCACAGCAGCCGCTGCGGCTCGAGGTCGGTCCACCCGGTCTCCTCCCGCAACTCCCGCCGCACGCACTCCTCGGGAGTCTCCCCGGGATCGATCCCCCCACCGGGCGGCAGCCAGTGGATCCCGACCTCGATGTTGTTCTCGCGGAAGAGGAACACCGAACCGGTCGGAGAGAGGATCACAATGCGGGCTGCCTGCCTGGGAGTTCTCATCAGATCAGCGTACGACGGGGGAGGGGGCGGGTCGATGGGATTGGGGGGTCGGAACGGTTGGCCGGGGTGCGGGGGGCGGGGTCCGTGTGCTCGGGCTCGGTGGTCCTGGTGGGCTGGGTGCGGATGGATGGGGGCTGCCGGTCAGGATCTCTGATGGGCCCTTATCGGAACATGAACCCCCAAGCCCCCACCCCCGCCCCGGTCAGCCCCTCCGCCCCTCACCCCCGCAGTGCGAACGACGCCCGGTCCCGCCATGCCGTGCCGTCGTGGACCATGAGGTCGACCGACGAGACGCGGGTCGTGAGGGGGAGCGAGCGTGTCAGGTCGGCTTCGATCTCGGCCAGTACGTCCGCCTCCTGGCGCTGCGCGACCGTCAGGTGCGGGATGACGTCCGGGAACCGGCCCCCGTACGGCTGGGCTTGCGGCCAGCGGGCGGTGATTGCCCGGGTGAGCAGCCGCAGCTCCGTGTCCGGCTCGGGGGCCAGGTACAGCACCTCCGGGAAGCGGCGGCTCTCGGCGAACCGGACGTCGAAGGCCCGGTGCGCGCCCACGGTTTCGGTGAGAGCCGCGTGGACGGCGGCGTCGATGAGCCGCTCCTCGAGGAACGGGAAGAGCACCGTCACGTGTGCCGGGATCCCGGCGGCGGCCGACGGGTCCAGCCGTTCGCGCCATGCGCGAACGGCTGGTTCGGCTTCGGGGACTTTCACGATGAGGCCCGTCTGGCCTGCCTCGTACTGGCCGGTGTCATGCGTGGTGTCGGTTGCCATGACACCGGATGGTGCCATCCGGCGCCCGCCCCCCTCACCCCGCCTGCAGGGCCAGTGTCGGCGACAGGCGGGCTGCGCGGACTGCCGGGTAGAGGCCTGCCAGGGTGCCGATCGCCAGGGTCGAGGCGAAGCCGCCCGTCACCGCCCAGAGGGGGACCACCCAGGGGAGGTCGCCCGCGCGGGCGTAGGCCGCCGTGGCCGCCGCGCCGAGGGCGATGCCCGCCAGGCCGCCGAGGCCCGACAGAAGCAGGGACTCCGTGACGAACTGGATGCGCACCTGGCCCTTGGTCGCGCCCAGCGAGCGGCGCAGGCCGATCTCGTGGCGGCGCTCCAGGACCGAGATGATCATGGTGTTCGCGACGCCGACCCCGCCCACCAGCAGGGCGATCCCGCCCAGGCCGAGCAGGAGCGTGCTGAAGGCGCCCTCCGTGGCCGCCTTCGCCTGAAGCGCCGCCGACGGGTCCGTCACCGAGACCGTGCTCGGGGACTGCGGGTTGGCCGTCGGGGCGATCAGGCTGCGGACCGCCGCCACGCGGTCGTCCGCCGAGCGCTCGTACACCGCCGTCGGGTGGCCGTCGAAGCCGAGCAGCTGCTCCGCCGCCTCCCAGCCGATCAGCGCCGAGCGCTCGATCTCCGGGGCCAGCGGGATCGGGTCCAGGATGCCGATGACCGTGAAGTACCGGCCGCCGATGAACACCTGCTGCCCCGGCTCGGTGATGCCCAGCCGCTCCGCCGAGACGTTCCCGAGCACCACCGACGGGTAGCGTCCGGTGGCCCCGTTCAGCCAGGTCCCCTTCTGCATCCGGGCGCGCAGCACCTCCGGCAGGTCGTCCTTCGTCGCCTTGAGGCCGATCCCGCCCGTCTCCTCCTTCGGGATGTTCTCCGATCGCCGTACGGACTGCGCGACGTCGCCCGTCGTACCCACCGATTCGACCCCCTCGATACGGGAGATCATGCCCGGGGCCTCCTTCGGCAGCTTCGTCTCCTGCCCCGAGAACATCGACTGGCCCGGCGTCGCCACCAGCATGTTCGTGCCCAGCTTGTCGAGCTCCCGCAGGAGCTTGGCCTGGCTGGACGAGGACACCCCGACCACCGCGATCATCGTCGCGATGCCGATCGCGATCCCGAGCGCGGACAGGAACACCCGCATCGGGCGCGAGCGCAGCCCCGCCGAGCCGACGTGCAGGACGTCCCGGGGGCCGAGGCGGGACGGGGTCAGCTTCCTGGAGGCCCTCATCGTGTTCCCGCCCCCGCCGTGTTCCATGCGTCCGCCACGATCTCCCCGTCCCGGATCCGCACCTGCCGCGGCAGGCTCGCCGCGATCTCCTGGTCGTGGGTGATCACGGCGATGGTGGCCCCGTCCCCGTTCAGCTCGTGCAGCAGCTCCATCACC
The Streptomyces sp. NBC_01296 DNA segment above includes these coding regions:
- a CDS encoding ABC transporter permease, whose amino-acid sequence is MEHGGGGNTMRASRKLTPSRLGPRDVLHVGSAGLRSRPMRVFLSALGIAIGIATMIAVVGVSSSSQAKLLRELDKLGTNMLVATPGQSMFSGQETKLPKEAPGMISRIEGVESVGTTGDVAQSVRRSENIPKEETGGIGLKATKDDLPEVLRARMQKGTWLNGATGRYPSVVLGNVSAERLGITEPGQQVFIGGRYFTVIGILDPIPLAPEIERSALIGWEAAEQLLGFDGHPTAVYERSADDRVAAVRSLIAPTANPQSPSTVSVTDPSAALQAKAATEGAFSTLLLGLGGIALLVGGVGVANTMIISVLERRHEIGLRRSLGATKGQVRIQFVTESLLLSGLGGLAGIALGAAATAAYARAGDLPWVVPLWAVTGGFASTLAIGTLAGLYPAVRAARLSPTLALQAG
- a CDS encoding trypsin-like serine peptidase, producing the protein MAVDKRTVVTGVLCAVAALGASAAMTKVVPASEGGSAPHVKAAAPAKPSPSPSSRSQAAKQPQLNTSGTPRPGSPAAFTGALFEGGVQGDHFCTATVVHSPGKNLIVTAGHCLLAGKAGDGGAIFAPAYANGGAPYGAWTIEEVFEDPRWAEGTDDDYDLAFARLAPDAAGRNIEDVTGAATLDTTGRTGEEITVTGYPADRKVPRTCTASAIRETEAEQRFDCADFPGGTSGSAWLAKDGKIIGILTGGDTDDVSTSTILGEYAATLYAKATSAAR
- a CDS encoding NUDIX hydrolase, whose translation is MRTPRQAARIVILSPTGSVFLFRENNIEVGIHWLPPGGGIDPGETPEECVRRELREETGWTDLEPQRLLCTWEHDFTHEGIPVRQHEHIYVTTGPRRDPVPESPDAHWRWLSQQALASLGEPLWPPRLAELLADAPAEPVHLGLMG
- a CDS encoding VOC family protein, with the translated sequence MLRGLTTVSFWAADLDAAKAWYTELLGTAPYFERPGYAEFRLGDYQHELGLIDRRYAPPGAPAEPGGAVVYWHVDDVDATLEKLLSLGAKQYEPPTERGPGFVTASVVDPFGNVLGFMYNAHYLDVLGERP
- a CDS encoding 2'-5' RNA ligase family protein, which codes for MATDTTHDTGQYEAGQTGLIVKVPEAEPAVRAWRERLDPSAAAGIPAHVTVLFPFLEERLIDAAVHAALTETVGAHRAFDVRFAESRRFPEVLYLAPEPDTELRLLTRAITARWPQAQPYGGRFPDVIPHLTVAQRQEADVLAEIEADLTRSLPLTTRVSSVDLMVHDGTAWRDRASFALRG
- a CDS encoding amidohydrolase family protein yields the protein METFPKIISVDDHTVEPPHVWRDRLPSKYQDTGPRIVRAPLKEMTFLGGKFAPVMGARGDDGPIGDWWVYEDLHRPLTRLDTAVGYDRDEIKLEVITYEQMRPGSFSVPERLADMDVNHVQSALCFPTFPRFCGQTFTEAKDRELGLLGVRAYNDWMVEEWCGPDARGRLIPLTLIPLWDARLAAAEVRRNAARGVRAVAFSEIPPHLGLPSVHTDEWDPFLEACNETGTVIAMHIGSSSRMPSTSADAPPAVGSTITFANCCFSMVDWLMSGKFERFPNLKIMYAEGQIGWIPYILERANVVWEENRAWGGVAEKVLRPPSELFAEHVFGCFFDDPFGLKNLESIGVANVLYETDYPHSDSTWPKSREVGEAQMSHLAPDVVDRIVRGNAIDLLGLTPEGLWAGA